The Mangrovibacterium diazotrophicum DNA window CGGTCATACCATAAGAGGCTCTCAATTTGAAGAAGTTGATTGGTTTTACGTCAAACCAGCTTTCTTCTGACATTACGTAGCCGGCAGAAGCTGAAGGGAAGTAACCCCACTTGTGGCTTGGGCCGAATTTTGAAGAGCCATCCGCACGCATAGAAAGTTCAGCGATGTACTTGTTGAAGAGCTTACCGGTAACACGCGAAATAACCGAGTACAGGTTTGTTTTGGAATACGAGCCCAGTGCTTCGTCCAGTGTGGAACCTGAAGACACTTGCTTCAGTTCGGTTGATGGGAAGTTGGTGGTAGCTGCTCTTACGTATTTGTAATATCTGCCGGTGTATTCTCCAGCCAAAAATCCACTGAAAGAAATGTCATCGTTGATGATTGGTTTGAAGGAGAAAGCTTGTGTTGTGGTAGTCCGGCGGATGGTTGAAACATCTTCGCGGGCATAACCATTTGACCCTGACCCTGACGAAGAATCTGACGGATCATATTCTTTTTCATCAGCCTGAAGGTTGTCCAAGCCATATTTTGAGCTAAATGTCAGCCAGTTGGTCAGGTCGTACTGGAACTCAGCATTCGTTAACAAACGAAGTGTTTTCAGTCCACCCTGGTTCTCCAATGCGTTTTGAACCGGGTTCGAGAATGTCCACACGTCTGATGTGTAGTCGCCGTTTTCGTCGTAAATATCGTTACCCGGCGCTTCCAGGATCGCGGTACTCAATACACCGTAAATGTTGTTGTCGTTGTTAACCACAGCCTGGTTTTCGCTGGTTAGGGCGAATCCAACATTACTGCGGAACTTGTCGTTGAATTTTTGGTCCAGGTTTAAGCGGAAGTTTGAGCGTTTGTAATCCTGGCCAAGCAACATCCCTTTTTGGTTGAAGGATGAAGCACCAATGTAATATTTGGTGTTTTCATCGCCACCGCTGATGCTTCCGGACAATTCGCTAACCGCAGCGTTGTCACGGTAAATCTTGTCTATGTAGTTGTCACCTTGATCGGCAACCGATGCGTAAAACGAAGCCAATGTTTCATCCGTAGCTCCCCAAAGGCTTTCGTCGCCGGTTTGATAGTACGACCAGTAACCCGCGCCATAGGCTTCAGCATACGAATCGTCGCCATATTTCAGCCATTCGCCGTAGTTGGCGGTTTTGTATTTTTTGAGCGGGTTTTGAATACCGTAGTACGAGTTGATCGATATTTTCGCTTTTCCTTGCTTACCTCTCTTTGTGGTGATCAGAACAACACCGTTGGACGCACGGGATCCGTAGATGGCTGCAGAGGCAGCATCCTTTAGGATTTCGATACTGGCAATGTCTTCCGGGTTAATGCTTGAAAGTGCGTTGTTTTGTTGTCCTCCGTAGTTGTTCGACAAGGTTGACGAGGTTTCCACTGGCACACCGTCAACAATAAACAAGGGGTTGTTGGAACCATTCAATGAGGTCGCACCACGAATACGCATACTAACCTCGCCACCGGGAGCGCCCGAAACCTGAGAGATTTGCACCCCGGTTGTTGTACCTTGTAGCGCTCCTGACAGGTTCGCCACAGAAATCTTCTGCACGTCTTCAGCGTTTACGGAAGAAATCGCGGAGGTTACATCTCTTTTCGATTGTTCTCCGTAGCCCACAACAATCACTTCATTCAAACCCACGAGGCTTGGTTTCAGTGAAACGTTTATAGCGGTACCGGAAATTGCCACTTCCGCAGTTTCCATACCTACAAATGAGAATACGAGCGCGCTTGCGTCGTCTGGTGCCTTAATGGAATATTTCCCGTCGATATCGGTAA harbors:
- a CDS encoding SusC/RagA family TonB-linked outer membrane protein, whose protein sequence is MKQITLLLAIFAIGLQSLFAQAKVMTGVVTSADDGSTMPGVAVLVKGTTIGTITDIDGKYSIKAPDDASALVFSFVGMETAEVAISGTAINVSLKPSLVGLNEVIVVGYGEQSKRDVTSAISSVNAEDVQKISVANLSGALQGTTTGVQISQVSGAPGGEVSMRIRGATSLNGSNNPLFIVDGVPVETSSTLSNNYGGQQNNALSSINPEDIASIEILKDAASAAIYGSRASNGVVLITTKRGKQGKAKISINSYYGIQNPLKKYKTANYGEWLKYGDDSYAEAYGAGYWSYYQTGDESLWGATDETLASFYASVADQGDNYIDKIYRDNAAVSELSGSISGGDENTKYYIGASSFNQKGMLLGQDYKRSNFRLNLDQKFNDKFRSNVGFALTSENQAVVNNDNNIYGVLSTAILEAPGNDIYDENGDYTSDVWTFSNPVQNALENQGGLKTLRLLTNAEFQYDLTNWLTFSSKYGLDNLQADEKEYDPSDSSSGSGSNGYAREDVSTIRRTTTTQAFSFKPIINDDISFSGFLAGEYTGRYYKYVRAATTNFPSTELKQVSSGSTLDEALGSYSKTNLYSVISRVTGKLFNKYIAELSMRADGSSKFGPSHKWGYFPSASAGYVMSEESWFDVKPINFFKLRASYGMTGNDSAIDPYTALAGVSSTPYAGTSGTAITELGNVDLKWETTKQLDLGFSVHLLDNKISVEYDYFNKKTSDMLLNVPLPGSTGYTEIYKNVGEMKNTGHEILLTFDIFSQSNFSWTAIASLSTLKNEVVSLDGNSPYTTGFASRVEEGVELGAFYVLQSEGIYKSDDEVPEAIASNYGVGAGDVKYVDQNGDGLINDDDYIIGGSPWPDFTYSLKNSLKYKSWDLDFLFTGSQGNDVFNSTLQYAGSTSSVWYNKFVDQLDYWSESNPDASLPHPKSSTRSYNNKDATRFVEDGSYLKLRNVTLGYQVPSSVFNGVADVRLYFSADNLLMITGYSGIDPEVNYSGDAAVTKGTDFLSLGGAKTFKFGINVNF